A segment of the Xenorhabdus bovienii SS-2004 genome:
TAGAAAACATATATAACAGGTAACTTTCTCCTAAAGATAATTCATTGAGGGCTGTCTCTGTTCTAGTAACTTTATAATCCAATTTGGTATTGACAATAGTGGCTACCTAGGTAGCCACTATTGTCATCATAAATCCCATCGCTTTACAGAACAATTACCATTGCAATATTAACAATAAGTAATATTTTCTGATAAATAAATTCAATATTAGTTATAGTATATATACGGATGATTTATAGAACTTATTACAACAAGAAAAATATCGCCAAATTTCGTTTGAAAAACAATTTTATTGCCTATTTAAACGCAATATTTTAGCTAAATCCACAAGCCAGCCTCTCTTGGTTTTTTATCTCTTTTTGTAATTATGTAATCTAAATTACATAAATATCTTGACTCTATTTTGTAAGAAAGATATTTATGTAGTGCTTATTACATAATTAAATCAAGATAGAACTTTATCTCGATGTTTACTGCTTAATAAAGGAAAAATATTTATGCAAAATACATCTGCCACAGACAATAAAAGTGAAACATTGCCATTGGCTGTGTACATACTGGCATTCGGTATTTTTGCTTTGGTGACAAGCGAATTTCAAGTAGCAGGTATGATACCTGTTATGGCAAGTGATCTTGGTGTTTCTATTTCACAAATTGGTTATCTGGTATCTTTGTATGCACTAGCAATGGCGGTTGGAGGTCCATTGCTAACCATAGGACTATTAAAAATACCACCTAAATTCGCACTTATAATTCTTTACGTGATATTTACCATTGGTGAGGTTTTAGGAGCTATAGCGAGTTCGTATCACTTTCTTGTAGTAGCGAGGCTTATTACTGGTGCTGCATCTGGGGCTTTTTATGGAGTAGCGATAGCAATCTGTGTTGAAATTGTATCAGAACATAAAAGAGGTTGGGCAATTTCTATTGTACTAGCTGGGATTATGGCAGGGACAATACTAGGTTTGCCAATGGCCAATTTGATTGGAACACATTTTGGTTGGAGAGAGAGCTTCTGGGTTGTAAGCGTTTTAGTTGTGCTTGGTTTAATTGTCAGCATATTATGGATCCCAAGCCTTCCAAAGCAGCAGGAAATTAGCCTAAAAAGTGAATTAATCGCTCTAAAGAGCCCTAGATTATGGGCTGTATTCTCTACAAGTTTATTAATAATCGGCGCTACATTTTCTGCATTCACTTATTTCATACCTATACTGAAAAACATTACTGGCTATAGTGATGGTGCTGTCGCTGTACTCCTGACTGTTTATGGGATAGCAACTATGTTAGGTAATATCGTTGTTGGAAAATTAGCAGATCGCCATACGATAACTATTCTGGCTGTTGGACTTGCCTTACTGACAATTTTCCTTGCCTTATTTGCTATTTTTGCTGAGAACAAATTAATCTCTGTTCTGTCCTTAATAGGTATTGGTTTAGTTGGTGTAACAATGAATCCGGCTATGGTTACACGAGTCATCAGAACTGCTAATGGTCGTCCTCTGGTAAACACTATTCACAGTTCTGTAATTACACT
Coding sequences within it:
- a CDS encoding MFS transporter — translated: MQNTSATDNKSETLPLAVYILAFGIFALVTSEFQVAGMIPVMASDLGVSISQIGYLVSLYALAMAVGGPLLTIGLLKIPPKFALIILYVIFTIGEVLGAIASSYHFLVVARLITGAASGAFYGVAIAICVEIVSEHKRGWAISIVLAGIMAGTILGLPMANLIGTHFGWRESFWVVSVLVVLGLIVSILWIPSLPKQQEISLKSELIALKSPRLWAVFSTSLLIIGATFSAFTYFIPILKNITGYSDGAVAVLLTVYGIATMLGNIVVGKLADRHTITILAVGLALLTIFLALFAIFAENKLISVLSLIGIGLVGVTMNPAMVTRVIRTANGRPLVNTIHSSVITLGIVIGAFLGGLGISFDLGLTSPMWVGFFMAIVGFTTLIPDLQLYHRERVKLNS